A single window of Cydia fagiglandana chromosome 25, ilCydFagi1.1, whole genome shotgun sequence DNA harbors:
- the LOC134676891 gene encoding histone H2A, sperm-like, with protein sequence MDSKKKNKTRSSKAGIIFPVGRIHRLLKNGNYARKVGVGSAVYLAGVAEYLAAEILELAAQAAQDNSRSRVAPRHILLAVKNDDELRKLLAGVVISEGGVLPSIRQELLPKKTIKPSQED encoded by the coding sequence ATGGACTCAAAGAAGAAAAACAAGACCCGCTCTTCGAAGGCTGGGATCATTTTCCCCGTAGGCCGCATACATCGGCTGCTAAAAAACGGGAACTATGCTAGAAAAGTCGGCGTTGGCTCTGCTGTATATCTCGCAGGAGTTGCCGAGTATTTAGCAGCTGAGATATTGGAGTTAGCAGCGCAAGCGGCCCAAGATAATAGCAGAAGTCGTGTCGCGCCCCGTCATATACTTCTAGCAGTCAAGAATGATGATGAGCTCCGGAAACTCCTGGCTGGCGTCGTCATCTCTGAAGGCGGTGTGCTGCCTTCCATCCGTCAGGAGCTGCTGCCAAAGAAGACCATCAAACCGTCGCAAGAAGATTGA